In Candidatus Poribacteria bacterium, the DNA window GTTTGGCATCTTAAAGGTCCCGGTGAGCCGTTGTTCGATCATGTAGACCATCAGATGCGTTTCGTTCGGACGAATCATATACCGTCTCTGCCGCGCAGGATCGTTAATCCGCCATTCATTGGGAAGCCGATTTGAAGGTGAAATTGAGACATTTTCAGAGAGCGGTACGTTGCATGCCCGTAATTCGGCGCGAAAGTCTTCCGATATTTGTAAATCTGGATTGTTTGCTCCGTCGAGTTCTTCCTTAAATTGTAACCCGACCCGTCCCATAAAGTCAATCGCTAAACGTGTGTCGTTTGCGTAGTACCAGAGTCCGAGTACAGAAGATATACCTGCTGCTGCGATAAAGGCAATGACGACATGTTTCCAACGGGAGCCCAAGCGGCTATGAATGACGGCGTAAAAGAGCAGAATCGCACGGAGCAGTTTCCAGAAATAACCGAGGCTACTCGTGGCAGGGTGTGGAGCCAAGAAACAGGCTATGAAAGCCAATCCTAAAAATAGTGCGATGGGGATGTCAAGCGGTGTGCGTTGCCAACCGAGTTTCCGTTCTGAAACCATGCGTCCGACCCACCCGATGAGCACGAGTGAGAGTCCGATGTTGAGAAACACTGTTGAATAGCCGAAAGGCAATGCAAGCACAAAGATTAGGAATCCAATATAGATGGTGATATCAAAGACTGTTTCAGATGTGAAGGATAAAGGGAACGAAAGTTTCAATTTTGACATAAGTGTGAAAAATAAATAGTGCTTGAAAAATATAAGGAGGATGTTATACAATATCCGTTAACTTAGACAATCCCTCATGTATAAAAAGGATTTCACCATGCGCTTTACATACAGTCTCGTTGCTTCACTCTTAGTGTTTTGTCTTATCGGTTTACTATTCGCGCCACCCGCGTCCGCATTTATTGAGCGAGAATATACGATTCGTGAAGTCCTCAATGCTTGCACGAACGTTGTCTTCGGCAAAGTAAAAAGTGTGGATCGGAACCGGTTGCGGGGTGTTGTCACTGTCGAAGAAGATGTCAAAGGTAAAAGTGATCTTAAAGAAATCAAAATGAATTTCGCCACCGGGCATTACAAACGCGGCACTTCGCCACAAAAGTTGGTGAAATTGCTCAAACCGGGAATGCCTATCATCGTTTTTTATCGTGATCATTACGGTATTGATAGCATGTGCTTTGTTGATGACACATGGTTTCAGATGCGTGCGTATCGCGGCAGATATGGTGGCGGTTCATGGTGGTCATTCACACACATTGACCCAATGATGTCTCGGACATTTGATGGCAAGACGAAGGCATTTCAAAAAATTGTTCGCGACATGTTAGCAGGTAAAATGTGGGTTGCTGCGCCGAAAGATGCCATAAAAGTTTTAGTCCTGACAGGGAATAGTACGTATCCGACATGGAGTCAAACACCTGTGAGTGCTAACGTTGCAACGTATGAATATCAGACATTGCGGTCGATTAAAGAGAGTGGCAAACGTGCTGTTGGTTATGAACTCACCAAAGAACGGACCCTGCCGCAATTAGAGAAAGCCGATATTTTGTGGATCGGATATGAAGAAATTTCGAGTTATGGACGCTACCTCCTTTCCACTGAAGCCGAGAAAAAGATTAAAACGTTCGTAAAAAACGGCGGTATCGTTGTCGTTGCCGGGCAGGACAGTAGTGCCGAAAAGCCGTGTGGTATCGGGTGGCTACAAGGCGGCAAGTTGAAGGGTGTTGAAAGTCCACCAACCCAAGATTTCGTTGTTACCCAGAAAGGGAGTTCCTTTTTCTCGACCCCTAACGCTATCATGTCAGGTAAAATCTTTGTTGATGATGCTTGGGTTAATTGGGGTCGGCAAGATGAGGTTTTTGCGACCACTAAGGACAACAAAGAACTGGTTATAGGTGTAAGACGCTCCGGTAAGGGTTTATACATTATCACGAGCCTTCGCAACGACGGTCAATATACGACTTCAGTGAACAAAGCATTCATGGAAAATATCATGTATTATGCTGTCAATCAACTGAAGTAGTTATCAGTTATCGGTTGTCAGTTATTGGTTGCCAGTTAAGGAGTTATGTTGTGGTATTCACTTTTGCTGTTCATGCCACCAGAATCCTCTTAACTGAAAACTGAAAGTTTTTTTCGCAGAAAAAAAGCGTACTGATAACCGACAACCCTTAAAGAAACTTCGCCACAACTAAGGTAATATCATCATTGACACTTTCGTCTTGTTGATATGCTTGGAGGTCGGACAGAATCTCTGCCTTAATCTCCAGCGGAGAGAGATGACGTTTTTCTGAGATGAGTGCTTTGAGACGCTCCAATCCATACATTTCGGCATCTGGATTGAATGCCTCGGTGATGCCATCTGAGTAGAGCACGAGCAGATCACCAGAGTGCCACCCCACTTCGGTGCTGTAATATTGTTCTGATTCACTTTCACTGAATCTTGAGAAACCGACCGGCATAAACGAGGATTCTAACTCAAGTGGGTCGCCATTGTCTCCACGATAGAGGAGCATCTGCGGGTGACCGGCGTTGGCAAACTCGAACCGGTTGTCTGGATGAATAATAAGATAACAGCAGGTCATGTAGATGAAGGTTTGCGAATCTTCTATGACTCGGGTAATGGCTTTCATGACTTCAGGCACGGAAGCGTCAAAGCGGATTTGTGTTTGCAAACAACTTTTTGTCATTGCAGCTACCATCGCTGAATGATAGCCGTGCCCCATCACATCGCCGAGGAAAATGGCGATGTTGTTGTCGGAGAGACGCAAATAGTCATAATAATCGCCACCAACACTGTTCGCCGGTCGGCAATACCCTGCAGAAGAGACATAAGGATGCGAGATTTCTTGATCGGGGAGAAGAGACTGTTGAACTTCGGCAGCGAGCCGCATTGACTCTTCCTGTGCGACTTCCTTGCGGATGGCACTCATCTGAATCTCAAGGTCGCGCCGGATTTTGTCATTTAAGACGCGGAACATACCGCTGCCGATCCGTGGCTCACGCGCCATTGCGTTGTAAAAATCGTGCCTCGTGATTCGTAAGAACTGTGTGGATTTCACCGTTTTGACGGTAGCACTCCGCGGTTTGTTGTCAATGAGCGCGATTTCACCGAGGCAGTAGCCTTTTTCATTAAAGAACAAGACCTCAGTTCCTGCCTTGATGATGCTGACTTCACCATCAACCATCAGATAGAGCGAATCGCCTTCATCACCTTCCTCAAATAGCGTTGCATCGGCAGGGTAAGCGACTTCGTTTGCAATCTGACAGATTGATTTTAACTCGGTTTGCGGGAGTTCCGAAAATAGTTCTGTCTTCTGTAAAAACTGTAGTTTATCTGCTTCTGTCAGCATTATCGATTCAGCCTTTGACTTTTTGTGGGAAATGTGTTATTTTTAATACCATATTTTGCTCGAAGTTACGTCCTGAGTGATTTGCCGAAACGTTAGGCGAAATTTAGGGACATCAATTGAGAGCAATGCGGGAACATCAAGAATTCGTACTACATGATCAAGTATCTATCATGCCATAGAAAAGAGAATTATGTCAATAACTGATTTTTTTCGAGGAAAAGTTCTACTCATCACTGGTGGGACCGCATT includes these proteins:
- a CDS encoding SpoIIE family protein phosphatase: MLTEADKLQFLQKTELFSELPQTELKSICQIANEVAYPADATLFEEGDEGDSLYLMVDGEVSIIKAGTEVLFFNEKGYCLGEIALIDNKPRSATVKTVKSTQFLRITRHDFYNAMAREPRIGSGMFRVLNDKIRRDLEIQMSAIRKEVAQEESMRLAAEVQQSLLPDQEISHPYVSSAGYCRPANSVGGDYYDYLRLSDNNIAIFLGDVMGHGYHSAMVAAMTKSCLQTQIRFDASVPEVMKAITRVIEDSQTFIYMTCCYLIIHPDNRFEFANAGHPQMLLYRGDNGDPLELESSFMPVGFSRFSESESEQYYSTEVGWHSGDLLVLYSDGITEAFNPDAEMYGLERLKALISEKRHLSPLEIKAEILSDLQAYQQDESVNDDITLVVAKFL